A DNA window from Lutra lutra chromosome 8, mLutLut1.2, whole genome shotgun sequence contains the following coding sequences:
- the ITGA7 gene encoding integrin alpha-7 isoform X5 has product MAGPACSNTSAPPRHSHSRLRTPPLAELTLGTARVELCAQGSADLAHLDDGPYEAGGLLFVTNIDSSDPDQLVYKTLDPADRLPGPAGDLALNSYLGFSIDSGKGLMRAEELSFVAGAPRANHKGAVIILRKDSASRLVPEVMLSGERLTSGFGYSLAVTDLNNDGWADLVVGAPYFFERQEELGGAVYVYLNQGGHWAGVSPLRLCGSPDSMFGISLAVLGDINQDGFADIAVGAPFDGDGKVFIYHGSSLGVVVKPSQVLEGEAVGVKSFGYSLSGGLDVDGNHYPDLLVGSLADMAVLFRARPVLHVSHEVFIAPRAIDLEQPNCAAGHSVCVDLRVCFSYIASPSSYSPIVALDYMLDGDTDRRLRGQVPRVTFLSRGPDDPKHQASGTVWLKHQHDRVCGDTMFQLQENVKDKLRAIVVTLSYSLQTPRLRLQAPGQGLPPVAPILNAHQPSTQRAEIHFLKQGCGEDKICQSNLQLVHSRFCARVSDTEFQPLPMDADGTTALFALSGQPVIGLELTVTNLPSDPAQPQADGDDAHEAQLLVTLPASLHYSGVRALDPVEKPLCLSNENASHVECELGNPMKRGAQVTFYLILSTSGITIETKELEVELLLATISEQELHPISVRALVFIELPLSITGVAIPQQLFFSGVVRGESAMKSERDIGSKVKYEVTVSNQGQSLNTLGSAFLNIMWPHEIANGKWLLYPMRVELEGGQGPGQKGLCSPRPNILQLNVDSKDRRRRELEQPEQEEPPEPPEPSTSWWPVSSSEKKKNITLDCARGTASCVVFSCPLYSFDRAAVLHVWGRLWNSTFLEEYSAVKSLEVIVRANITVKSSIKNLLLRDASTVIPVMVYLDPVAVVAEGVPWWVILLAVLAGLLVLALLVLLMWKMGFFKRARYPEATVPQYHAVKIPREDRQQFKEEKTGTILRNNWGSPRREGPDAHPILAADGHPELGSDGHPVSGTA; this is encoded by the exons ATGGCTGGGCCTGCTTGCTCCAACACCTCAGCCCCACCGCGTCACTCCCATTCCCGTCTCCGCACGCCACCGCTGGCTGAGCTGACACTCG GCACTGCCAGGGTGGAGCTCTGTGCACAGGGCTCAGCGGACCTGGCACACCTGGACGACGGGCCCTACGAGGCGGGGG GGTTGCTCTTTGTGACCAACATTGATAGCTCAGACCCTGACCAGCTGGTGTATAAAACTTTGGACCCTGCTGACCGGCTCCCAGGACCAGCCGGAGACTTGGCCCTGAATAGCTACTTAG GTTTCTCCATTGACTCGGGGAAGGGTCTGATGCGTGCAGAGGAGCTGAGCTTTGTAGCAGGGGCCCCCCGTGCCAACCACAAGGGTGCTGTGATCATTCTGCGCAAAGACAGTGCCAGCCGCCTGGTGCCTGAAGTTATGCTGTCTGGGGAACGCCTGACCTCTGGCTTCGGCTACTCGCTGGCTGTGACTGATCTCAACAATGATGG CTGGGCAGACTTGGTAGTGGGCGCCCCCTACTTCTTTGAACGCCAAGAAGAGCTGGGGGGTGCCGTGTATGTGTACCTGAACCAGGGGGGTCACTGGGCTGGGGTCTCCCCTCTCCGGCTCTGTGGCTCTCCTGACTCCATGTTCGGGATCAGCCTGGCTGTCTTGGGGGACATCAACCAAGATGGCTTTGCAG ATATCGCCGTGGGGGCTCCCTTTGATGGGGATGGGAAAGTCTTTATCTACCACGGGAGCAGCCTGGGGGTTGTTGTCAAACCTTCCCAG GTGCTGGAGGGTGAGGCTGTGGGTGTCAAGAGCTTCGGCTACTCCCTTTCGGGGGGCCTGGATGTGGATGGGAACCATTACCCAGACCTACTGGTTGGCTCCCTGGCTGACATGGCTGTGCTCTTTAG GGCCAGACCTGTCCTTCATGTGTCCCACGAGGTCTTCATTGCTCCCCGAGCCATCGACCTCGAGCAGCCTAACTGTGCTGCTGGCCACTCGGTCTG TGTGGACTTGAGGGTCTGTTTCAGCTACATTGCCAGCCCTAGCAGCTACAGCCCTATTGTGG CCCTGGATTATATGTTAGATGGAGACACAGACCGGAGGCTCCGGGGCCAGGTCCCCCGTGTGACCTTCCTGAGCCGTGGCCCAGATGACCCCAAGCACCAGGCCTCAGGCACTGTGTGGCTGAAGCACCAGCATGACCGAGTCTGTGGAGATACCATGTTCCAGCTACAG GAGAATGTCAAAGACAAGCTTCGGGCCATTGTGGTGACGCTGTCCTACAGTCTGCAGACCCCACGACTTCGGCTACAGGCTCCTGGGCAGGGGCTTCCCCCAGTGGCCCCCATCCTCAATGCTCACCAGCCCAGCACCCAGCGGGCAGAG ATCCACTTCTTGAAGCAAGGTTGTGGCGAAGACAAGATCTGCCAGAGCAACCTGCAGCTGGTCCATTCCCGCTTCTGTGCCCGCGTCAGTGACACGGAATTCCAGCCTCTGCCCAT GGATGCAGATGGGACAACAGCCCTGTTTGCCCTGAGCGGGCAGCCAGTCATTGGCCTGGAGCTGACGGTCACCAACCTGCCCTCGGatccagcccagccccaggctgaTGGGGATGATGCTCATGAAGCCCAGCTCCTGGtcaccctccctgcctctctgcactACTCAGGAGTCCGAGCCCTGGACCCTGTG gAGAAGCCACTCTGCCTGTCCAATGAGAATGCCTCCCATGTCGAGTGTGAGCTGGGGAACCCCATGAAGAGAGGTGCCCAG GTCACCTTTTACCTGATCCTTAGCACCTCAGGGATCACTATCGAGACCAAAGAGCTGGAAGTGGAGCTGCTATTGGCCAC GATCAGCGAACAGGAGCTTCATCCCATCTCTGTCCGAGCGCTTGTCTTCATTGAGCTGCCGCTGTCCATCACTGG GGTGGCTATTCCCCAGCAGCTCTTCTTCTCTGGTGTGGTGCGGGGTGAGAGTGCCATGAAGTCCGAGCGGGATATAGGCAGCAAGGTCAAGTATGAGGTCACG GTCTCCAACCAAGGCCAGTCACTGAACACCCTGGGCTCTGCCTTCCTGAACATCATGTGGCCCCATGAGATAGCCAACGGGAAGTGGCTGCTGTACCCCATGCGGGTGGAGCTGGAGGGCGGGCAGGGGCCCGGGCAGAAGGGGCTCTGCTCCCCAAGGCCCAACATCCTCCAACTG AATGTGGACAGCAAGGACAGGAGGAGGCGGGAACTGGAGCAGCCTGAGCAGGAGGAGCCGCCCGAGCCACCGGAGCCCAGCACATCCTGGTGGCCGGTGTCCTCctctgagaagaagaaaaacatcaccCTG GACTGTGCCCGGGGCACTGCCAGCTGCGTGGTGTTCAGCTGCCCTCTCTATAGCTTTGACCGCGCCGCTGTGTTGCATGTCTGGGGCCGCCTTTGGAATAGCACCTTCTTGGAG GAGTACTCAGCCGTGAAGTCCCTGGAAGTCATCGTCCGAGCCAACATCACCGTGAAGTCTTCTATCAAGAACTTGCTGCTCAGAGATGCCTCCACAGTG ATCCCCGTGATGGTTTACCTGGACCCTGTGGCCGTGGTGGCAGAAGGAGTCCCCTGGTGGGTCATCCTCCTGGCCGTCCTGGCCGGGCTGCTGGTGCTGGCACTGTTGGTGCTTCTCATGTGGAAG ATGGGATTCTTCAAGCGGGCGCGGTACCCCGAGGCCACCGTGCCCCAGTACCACGCGGTGAAGATCCCGCGGGAAGACCGGCAGCAGttcaaggaagagaagacaggCACCATCCTGAGGAACAACTGGGGTAGCCCCCGGCGGGAGGGCCCTGATGCGCACCCCATCCTGGCTGCTGATGGGCACCCTGAGCTGGGCTCCGATGGGCATCCCGTGTCAGGCACCGCCTAA